In one Trueperaceae bacterium genomic region, the following are encoded:
- a CDS encoding glycosyltransferase, with amino-acid sequence MHILYVADDLYEGFGGQARATQGHLAALAARGHEVTAVAGRDAHPSQPPPGVTLLRVPSFRLGSAQTRIALPLLSTLLPAVARADVLQANTPAVLTAVALLLARRRGVPVVLGVHTQVETSTLQLPMVAGFVARGLRAWYRWLFSRADLLVAPTAFAAATSRDFTSTPVEVVSNGVDVGSFPAGPRAVGAERLLVYVGRLSAEKRPRDLLALMHELPGHYRLVMAGAGPQAAELARSVEAEGLSGRVRLAGYVGEAEKRELLASADAFVMPSPTELQSIATLEAMAAGCAVVAFDHPTSAVPGLVREAGGGVVVPPRDAASQAAAIEALLADADELAACRARARAYAVANDVARSAERLEQLYVGLLSEGRAAS; translated from the coding sequence GTGCACATCCTCTACGTCGCAGACGACCTCTACGAGGGGTTCGGTGGGCAGGCGCGCGCCACGCAGGGGCACCTGGCCGCGCTTGCCGCCAGGGGGCACGAGGTCACGGCCGTGGCCGGACGCGACGCGCACCCGTCGCAACCCCCGCCCGGCGTCACGCTCCTGCGGGTGCCGTCGTTCCGTCTCGGCTCGGCCCAGACCCGCATCGCCCTGCCGCTACTGTCCACGCTGCTGCCCGCCGTCGCCCGGGCCGACGTTCTGCAGGCGAACACGCCGGCCGTCCTCACCGCCGTCGCGCTGCTGCTGGCGCGGCGACGGGGCGTGCCGGTCGTCCTCGGCGTGCACACGCAGGTCGAGACGAGCACGCTGCAGCTGCCGATGGTCGCCGGGTTCGTGGCGCGCGGCCTGCGGGCCTGGTACCGCTGGCTCTTCTCTCGCGCCGACCTGCTCGTGGCGCCGACCGCGTTCGCCGCGGCCACCAGCCGTGACTTCACGAGCACGCCGGTCGAGGTGGTGTCGAACGGCGTCGACGTCGGCAGCTTCCCGGCGGGACCGCGCGCGGTCGGAGCGGAGCGCCTGCTCGTCTACGTCGGCCGCCTCTCCGCGGAGAAGCGGCCACGGGACCTGCTCGCGCTCATGCACGAGCTCCCCGGCCACTACCGGCTCGTGATGGCCGGCGCCGGCCCGCAGGCCGCCGAGCTGGCGCGCAGCGTGGAGGCGGAGGGGCTCTCCGGGCGCGTGCGGCTGGCCGGTTACGTCGGCGAGGCAGAGAAGCGCGAGTTGCTCGCGAGCGCCGACGCGTTCGTGATGCCGTCCCCCACGGAGCTGCAGAGCATCGCCACGTTGGAGGCCATGGCGGCGGGCTGCGCCGTCGTCGCCTTCGACCACCCCACCAGCGCCGTGCCGGGCCTGGTCCGCGAGGCGGGGGGCGGCGTGGTGGTGCCGCCGCGCGACGCCGCCTCTCAGGCCGCCGCCATCGAGGCCCTGTTGGCGGACGCCGACGAGCTCGCTGCCTGCCGCGCGCGGGCGCGCGCCTACGCGGTGGCCAACGACGTGGCGCGGAGCGCCGAGCGCCTCGAGCAGCTTTACGTCGGGCTCCTGAGCGAGGGGCGGGCGGCGTCGTGA
- a CDS encoding ABC transporter permease, translated as MSTLVRLALRNLLRHPWRSVATTLGIGLGIAAVLTTLSVGANVEANLRSALQAAAGKADLVVTPGAGGRAVFEAEPLLSEVRADPGVAAALPVLQTRAEPARGERTVEKSVIPGVDSGFQIQGRLTRFEDDLPAKLAEGSLPAAGSRGIAIADGFARSRAIAVGDTVEFTTATGKVPLLVTGLLDDGVGIASTNGGRVGVMALADLQDVLALTGRVSNVEVVVRDVDDVQAVAARLRTTVGDGFTVTLPAGSGDFTFGIVQTLQSGLSVLAATLLALGAFLAYNTFMASVVERSREYALLRTVCMTRGGTMRLAFYEALALAAFGVLSGVLLGVVLSYVVTYLNAVTLGYEFRTLVLPVRNVLLASALGVAAALVAGIIPARNAGRTSPIASLQANALPPRRRHAVIGLALVVAGTALALVPWPGLSALYATTVALGMFFLGVALTAPYVLPPVTAALRSPLTRVFGAPGKLGASFAARNAARNGVAIGTVVVGTGLVIGVGSMVSSTNHAISSWVETTVVGDLFVTAPVTFPDDFAARAQAVPGVDVASGVKITAVRFLQPGGDTRGRAVALVLVDPARFDPDGGFGRFQYLPGQGDDRTGYDTLRSGEVLVANTMRDRYGFQKGDQIELRTSDGFAPFRVGGVVVDFTGGGEAVVGSIDQIARFGGGNPDLFVVVVSPGESQTAVKERLLAAFPELALDITQNADYKRYILDVTSQAFATTRVLLLIAVIVAALGVANTLGMNLASRGHEIAVLRTIGLTRRGVRTLVTAEGIIVTTVGALIGVGFGLLLARIITNGAGALTGFVLAPRVPWPLALLALAASPVIGLVAALLPARRAARMAPTRALASWSEHV; from the coding sequence GTGAGCACCCTGGTGCGCCTCGCCCTCCGCAACCTCCTCAGGCACCCCTGGCGCAGCGTCGCCACCACCCTCGGCATCGGGCTCGGGATAGCCGCCGTCTTGACGACCCTGTCGGTGGGCGCCAACGTGGAGGCCAACCTTCGCAGCGCCCTCCAGGCGGCGGCGGGCAAGGCCGACCTGGTCGTCACACCCGGAGCGGGTGGCCGCGCCGTCTTCGAGGCGGAACCCCTGTTGAGCGAGGTGCGCGCCGACCCCGGCGTCGCCGCGGCGCTACCGGTCCTGCAGACGCGCGCCGAGCCCGCGCGCGGCGAGCGCACCGTCGAGAAGTCCGTGATCCCGGGCGTCGACAGCGGCTTCCAGATCCAGGGCCGCTTGACGCGCTTCGAGGACGACCTCCCCGCCAAGCTGGCCGAGGGGAGCCTTCCAGCGGCGGGCTCGCGCGGCATCGCCATCGCCGACGGCTTCGCCCGCTCGCGCGCCATCGCGGTGGGCGACACCGTCGAGTTCACTACGGCGACCGGCAAGGTGCCGCTGCTCGTGACAGGGCTCCTCGACGACGGCGTGGGGATCGCCAGCACGAACGGGGGGCGCGTCGGCGTGATGGCGCTCGCCGACCTGCAGGACGTCCTCGCGCTCACGGGGCGGGTCTCGAACGTCGAGGTGGTCGTGCGGGACGTGGACGACGTGCAGGCAGTGGCCGCCCGTCTCAGGACGACCGTGGGCGACGGCTTCACGGTCACGCTCCCCGCCGGCAGCGGCGACTTCACCTTCGGCATCGTGCAGACGCTTCAGTCGGGGCTGAGCGTCCTGGCGGCGACGCTCCTGGCGTTGGGCGCCTTCCTGGCCTACAACACCTTCATGGCGTCGGTGGTCGAGCGCTCACGCGAGTACGCCCTGCTGCGGACCGTCTGCATGACCCGCGGCGGGACCATGCGCCTCGCCTTCTACGAAGCGCTCGCCCTCGCCGCCTTCGGGGTGCTGAGCGGGGTGCTGCTAGGGGTGGTGCTCTCCTACGTCGTCACGTACCTGAACGCCGTGACGCTCGGCTACGAGTTCCGCACGCTCGTGCTCCCCGTGCGCAACGTCCTGCTCGCCTCCGCGCTGGGCGTGGCCGCCGCGCTCGTGGCGGGCATCATCCCCGCCCGCAACGCCGGCAGGACCTCTCCCATCGCGTCGCTGCAGGCTAACGCTCTGCCGCCGCGGCGGCGCCACGCGGTCATCGGCCTCGCCCTCGTCGTCGCCGGCACCGCCCTGGCGCTCGTGCCCTGGCCGGGCCTGAGCGCCCTCTACGCCACCACCGTGGCGCTCGGCATGTTCTTCCTGGGAGTCGCCCTGACGGCGCCGTACGTCCTGCCGCCGGTAACGGCCGCGCTGCGGAGCCCCCTCACCCGCGTCTTCGGTGCCCCGGGCAAGCTCGGCGCCAGCTTCGCGGCCCGCAACGCCGCTCGCAACGGCGTCGCCATCGGTACGGTGGTGGTCGGCACCGGGCTCGTCATCGGCGTCGGCAGCATGGTGAGCAGCACCAACCACGCCATATCGTCCTGGGTCGAGACGACGGTGGTGGGCGACCTGTTCGTCACGGCGCCCGTGACGTTCCCCGACGACTTCGCCGCGCGCGCTCAGGCGGTCCCCGGCGTCGACGTCGCCAGCGGCGTGAAGATCACGGCCGTGCGCTTCCTGCAGCCCGGCGGCGACACGCGGGGCCGGGCCGTCGCGCTCGTGCTCGTCGACCCGGCCCGCTTCGACCCGGACGGCGGCTTCGGCCGCTTCCAGTACCTGCCGGGTCAGGGCGACGATCGCACCGGCTACGACACCCTCCGCTCGGGGGAGGTCCTGGTGGCCAACACGATGCGCGACCGTTACGGCTTCCAGAAGGGCGACCAGATCGAGCTGCGCACCTCGGACGGCTTCGCGCCGTTCCGCGTGGGCGGCGTCGTCGTGGACTTCACGGGGGGCGGCGAGGCGGTGGTGGGGAGCATCGATCAGATCGCGCGTTTCGGGGGCGGCAACCCCGACCTCTTCGTGGTGGTCGTGAGCCCGGGCGAGTCGCAGACAGCCGTCAAGGAGCGCCTGTTGGCCGCCTTCCCCGAGCTTGCTCTCGACATCACGCAGAACGCCGACTACAAGCGCTACATCCTCGACGTCACCAGCCAGGCGTTCGCCACCACCCGCGTGCTGCTGCTCATCGCCGTCATCGTGGCCGCGCTCGGCGTCGCCAACACGCTCGGCATGAACCTCGCGAGCCGCGGCCACGAGATCGCGGTCCTGCGCACCATCGGGCTCACCCGCCGCGGGGTGCGGACCCTGGTCACCGCCGAAGGCATCATCGTCACGACCGTCGGCGCGCTCATCGGCGTGGGCTTCGGACTGCTCCTGGCCCGCATCATCACCAACGGCGCCGGTGCCCTCACGGGCTTCGTGCTCGCGCCGCGGGTGCCGTGGCCGCTGGCGCTGCTCGCCTTGGCCGCCTCGCCCGTCATCGGCCTCGTAGCCGCGCTGTTGCCCGCCAGGCGGGCCGCGAGGATGGCGCCAACGCGCGCCCTCGCCTCTTGGAGTGAGCATGTCTGA
- a CDS encoding ABC transporter ATP-binding protein: MSDRPFALQANGLRKTYRLGDEVIPALDGVTLEVREGEFVAVMGPSGSGKSTLLHMLGLLDQPDAGEVRIAGRSTSGLDDDELTGLRRDRLGFIFQSFELIPNLSASENILLPAEVAGRLAEGRRRLAVLARQLSIDDRLEHRPRQLSGGQRQRVAMARALINDPAVVLADEPTGNLDTKTGAEVLELLRRGVDEHGWTVVMVTHDPAAALVAERIVFLRDGHVAGETRTKDTGARQVIDTFLAS, from the coding sequence ATGTCTGACAGGCCCTTCGCGCTGCAGGCCAACGGCCTGCGCAAGACGTACCGCCTCGGCGACGAGGTGATCCCCGCCCTCGACGGCGTGACGTTGGAGGTGAGGGAGGGCGAGTTCGTGGCGGTGATGGGTCCGAGCGGCAGCGGCAAGAGCACGCTGCTACACATGCTCGGGCTGCTCGACCAGCCGGACGCGGGCGAGGTCAGGATCGCCGGCCGCTCGACGTCGGGACTCGACGACGACGAGTTGACCGGGCTGCGACGCGACCGGCTCGGCTTCATATTCCAGTCGTTCGAGCTGATCCCGAACCTGAGCGCGAGCGAGAACATCCTCCTGCCCGCCGAGGTGGCGGGGCGGCTGGCCGAGGGCCGTCGTCGCCTCGCGGTGCTGGCACGCCAGCTGAGCATCGACGACCGCCTCGAGCACCGCCCGCGGCAACTCTCTGGCGGGCAACGCCAGCGCGTCGCCATGGCGCGGGCGCTGATCAACGACCCGGCGGTGGTGCTGGCCGACGAACCGACGGGCAACCTCGACACGAAGACGGGCGCCGAGGTCCTGGAGCTCCTGCGACGCGGGGTGGACGAGCACGGTTGGACGGTGGTGATGGTCACGCACGACCCGGCGGCGGCGCTGGTGGCCGAGCGCATCGTCTTCCTGCGCGACGGGCACGTGGCCGGCGAGACGCGCACGAAGGACACGGGCGCTCGCCAGGTGATCGACACTTTCCTGGCGAGCTGA